The DNA sequence CTGCTCGCGCCTGACCGGCTGGGCGGCTCATGTGATGGAGCAGCGCGCCAACAACCGCATCATCAGACCGAGTGCGGACTATATCGGCTCTGCGCCGCGTAAAGTGGTGCCAATCAGCGAAAGATAAGCCTAGATACCAGCCCCTCTGCCTTTCAAGGCTCAGGGGCTGTTTTGGTTTGCTTGCTTCAACTCTTAAATCGTTTGGATGATTTTATGAACTCTTTACATCGTAAACCGCTTCCCGGCAGCGCGCTCGATTACTTTGATACCCGCGCCGCCGTCGAGGCCTTAAGCGCAGGCGCCTATGACAAACTGCCCTATACCGCTAAGGTGCTGGCAGAAAACCTGGTAAGACGCTGCGAGCCCGAACTGCTTAACGACGCCCTGAGTCAGCTCATCGATCGTAAGCGCGATCTCGACTTCCCCTGGTATCCGGCGCGTGTCGTGTGCCACGATATTCTCGGCCAGACGGCACTGGTTGATTTGGCTGGTCTGCGTGATGCCATCGCCGAGAAGGGCGGGGATCCTTCAAAGGTTAACCCTGTGGTGCCGACTCAGCTGATCGTGGATCACTCGCTGGCGGTTGAACATGCGGGCTTTGAAAAAGATGCCTTCGAGAAGAACCGCGCGATTGAAGATCGCCGCAACGAAGACAGATTCCATTTCATCAACTGGACCAAGACGGCCTTTAAGAATGTCGATGTGATCCAGCCCGGCAACGGCATTATGCACCAGATCAACCTGGAGAAGATGTCGCCGGTGATCCAGGCCCGTGATGGTGTGGCCTTCCCCGATACGCTTGTGGGTACCGACAGCCATACGCCTCACGTGGATGCGTTGGGCGTTATCGCCATAGGCGTGGGCGGTCTCGAAGCCGAGAACGTCATGCTGGGTCGCCCATCCTACATGCGTCTGCCGGACATCGTCGGTGTTGAGCTGACGGGTAAGCGTCAGAGCGGCATCACGGCCACGGACATCGTGCTGGCTCTGACCGAGTTTTTACGTCAAGAGAAAGTGGTTTCAGCTTATCTTGAGTTCTTCGGTGAAGGCGCCGCGGATCTCACCCTTGGGGATCGCGCCACCATCTCCAACATGACCCCTGAATTTGGCGCCTCGGCGGGTATGTTCTATATCGACCAGCAAACCATCGACTATCTCACCATCACGGGTCGTGATAGCGAGCAGGTCAAGCTGGTGGAAAACTATGCCAAGACCACGGGTCTGTGGGCCGACAGCCTGAAAGATGCTGAGTATGAAAGGGTACTGACCTTCGATCTTTCGAGCGTAGTGCGTAATATCGCCGGTCCTTCGAATCCACACCGCCGAGTGGCGACCAGCGAGCTGGCCAGTCAAGGCATTGCCGGCGTGGTTGAGCAGGATGACAAGCTGATGCCTGATGGCGCGGTGATCATCGCCGCCATCACTAGCTGTACCAACACCAGCAACCCAAGAAACGTAATAGCAGCGGGCTTGCTCGCCAAGAAGGCCAACGAGCTTGGCTTAGTGCGTAAACCCTGGGTGAAAACCTCTTTCGCCCCAGGCTCTAAGGTAGCCGAGCTTTACCTAAAAGATGCGGGGCTTCTGCCTGAGCTTGAGCAACTGGGCTTTGGCATAGTAGGTTTTGCCTGCACCACCTGTAACGGCATGAGCGGGGCACTTGACCCTGTGATCCAGCAAGAGGTGATCGACAGAGACTTGTACGCTACCGCCGTATTGTCGGGCAACCGTAATTTCGACGGTCGTATCCACCCCTATGCCAAGCAGGCGTTTCTGGCATCGCCGCCATTGGTGGTGGCCTATGCCATCGCGGGTACCATCAGATTCGATATCGAGAAAGATATCTTAGGTCATGATGACAAGGGCGAGCCGATTCGCCTCAAGGATATCTGGCCGAGCGATGAAGAGATCGATGCCATCGTCAAGGCGAGCGTGAAGCCGCAGCAGTTTAGGGATATCTATACCCCTATGTTCGACCTCGCGGTTGACTATGGTGAGGATGTCAATCCGCTGTATGACTGGCGTCCACAGAGTACCTATATTCGTCGTCCTCCCTACTGGGAAGGCGCGCTTGCCGGTGAGCGTACCCTGAAGGGCATGCGCCCGCTGGCGGTACTTGGGGATAACATCACCACAGATCACCTATCGCCTTCTAACGCCATCTTGGCCAGCAGCGCCGCCGGCGAATACCTGGCGAAGATGGGCCTGCCCGAGGTGGACTTTAACTCTTACGCGACTCATAGGGGCGACCACCTGACGGCCCAGCGTGCGACCTTTGCCAACCCTAAGCTGATCAACGAGATGGCGCTGGTGGATGGTGAAGTCAAGCAAGGCTCACTGACTCGCCTCGAGCCAGAAGGTGAGGTGATGCGTATGTGGGAGGCGATCGAGACCTATATGGATCGCAAGCAGCCACTGATCATCATCGCCGGTGCCGACTATGGTCAGGGTTCGTCCCGAGACTGGGCGGCCAAAGGGGTGCGACTGGCAGGGGTTGAGGCGATTGTCGCCGAAGGCTTCGAGCGTATTCACCGTACCAACCTGGTCGGTATGGGTGTACTACCGCTGGAGTTCAAGGCCGGTGAAAACCGCCACACCTATGGTATCGATGGCAGCGAGACCTTCGATGTGATCGGTGAGCCCACGCCGAGAGCGGATCTGACTGTAGTGATCACCCGTCAAAATGGCGAGCGTGTCGAGGTGCCGGTGATCTGTCGTCTGGATACCGCCGATGAGGTACTTGTCTATCAGGCAGGCGGTGTGTTGCAGCGCTTCGCGCAGGACTTCCTCGAAGCGAACGCCTAAGGGCAGTCAATAGCGGGTAGGGCGATTATACCTTGCCCGCTTCTTAAAGGATAAGCCAATGAAACAGATGAAAATTCCGGCAACCTATATGCGCGGTGGCACCAGCAAGGGTGTCTTTTTTGCGTTAAAGGATCTGCCTTTAAATGCCCAGCAGCCGGGCCCGGCCCGAGATGCCTTATTGCTTCGGGTGATCGGCAGTCCAGATCCCTACGGCAAGCAGACAGACGGCATGGGCGGGGCTACATCCAGCACCAGTAAGACGGTGATTCTGGACAAGAGTCAACGCGATGATCATGACGTGGATTACCTCTTCGGTCAGGTGGCCATAGATAAGCCCTTCGTCGATTGGAGTGGTAACTGCGGTAACCTGACCGCGGCGGTGGGGGCCTTTGCCATCACCCAGGGCTTGGTGGATAGCGCTAAGATCCCTGACAACGGCATAGCCGTGGTGAAGATCTGGCAGGCCAATATCAACAAGACCATCATCGCCCATGTGCCTATGGTGGATGGTGAAGTGCAGGAGCTTGGGGATTTTGAGCTCGACGGCGTGACCTTCCCGGCGGCAGAGGTGCTGGTGGAGTTTGTTGACCCGGCCGATGGCGAGGGCGACATGTTCCCTACGGGTAATCTGGTCGATAAGCTGGAGGTGCCGGGCGAGCCTGTCTTCGATGCTACCTTTATCAATGCAGGGATCCCTACTATCTTCCTCAAGGCGGAGCAGCTGGGCTACGAGGGGACTGAACTGCAAGAGGCGATCAACGGCGATGCCGCGGCGCTTGAGCGCTTTGAAACCATACGCGCCCACGGCGCCCTGCAGATGGGGCTGATTCAGTCTCTCGATGAGGCTGCAGGTCGTCAACACACGCCCAAGATTGCGTTTGTCGCTCCGGCTAAGGCCTATACCTCTTCTAGCGGTAAGCAGATCGCAGCCGAGGAGATAGACCTGCATGTGCGTGCGCTGTCTATGGGCAAGCTGCATCACGCCATGATGGGAACGGCGGCGGTGGCCATAGGTACGGCGGCATCGATCCCTGGCACCTTAGTTAATCAGGCGGCCGGCGGGCAGGCCCGTGAGAGCGTGCGTTTTGGTCATCCCTCTGGCACCCTCAAGGTGGGCGCCAAGGCGAGCGAGCAAGAGGGTCGCTGGCAGGTCGAAAAAGTCAGCATGAGCCGCAGTGCTCGCGTGCTGATGCAAGGCTGGGTCTGTGTGCCCGAATCCTTGGGTTAAGGCGATACACTCTCGATAAAAAGGATGCCTCGGCATCCTTTTTCGTTTTGAGATGATAGTGCTTTAGTATGAAGGGCAGCTAGGACTTAAGGTTGAGTGCTATAATTGCGCCATAAGCTTGCCGGCGGATAAAAATAGTTCACTTATAATTCATATGCTTAGTTGCACTTAATTTCCGCTTTCTTCTTTATCCCATTTGGGATAAATTACAATCTGTTGCCGACATGCCGTCTATGTGGGCCGAGTATGAGCTGAAGGGTAGATTGAAGTTGATTTCTGTATTTTTAGTTGATGACCATGAGTTAGTAAGAACAGGAATCCGCCGCATCCTAGAGGATGAGCGCGGTATCAAGGTTGTCGGCGAAGCAGGGGATGGCGAATCTGCCGTGCAGTGGTGCCGTAATAACGAGGCTGACGTGATCCTGATGGACATGAATATGCCTGGCATTGGCGGACTCGAGGCGACCCGTAAGATCCTGCGTTATCAGTCCCATGCCAAGATCATCGTCTTGACCATACATACCGAAGATCCTTTCCCGACTAAGGTGATGCAGGCAGGCGCCTCAGGTTATCTGACCAAGGGCGCGACTCCACCTGAGGTGATACAGGCTATCCGTCAGGTGGCGCATGGCCAGCGTTATCTGTCGCCGGAGATTGCCCAGCAGATGGCCCTGAGTCAGTTCAACCAGTCGGAAGACAATCCGTTTAAGTCCTTGTCTGAGCGCGAATTGCAGATCATGATGATGATCACCAATGGCGAACGTGTCAGTGACATCTCTGAGCAGCTCAACCTGAGCCCCAAGACGGTCAACAGCTATCGTTATCGCTTGTTTGCCAAGCTTGGGATCAGCGGCGATGTCGAGCTGACCCGATTGGCGATCCGCTACAAGATGTTGGATACCGGCCAGTTCTAGTGTTAACCCGCGTGACTTTTATGGCCTCGATGTGACAGATAGCTTTAATGCGACCCAGTTTTTAAAAACCGTTTCCTCCTCTGCCGGCGTTTATCGCATGTACGATGCACAGGGGGTCGTTATCTATGTGGGCAAGGCCAAAGATCTCAAGAAGCGCCTCAGCTCCTATTTCAGACGTAATCTGCCCAACGTCAAGACTCAGGCCTTGGTGTCTCACATCGCCAATATCGATGTGACTCTGACCCCCAGCGAGACCGACGCGCTGATTCTGGAAAATGATTACATCAAGCAGTACATGCCCAGATACAATGTGCTGCTTCGAGACGATAAGTCTTATCCCTATATTTTCCTGAGCGGCCATCGTCATCCAAGGCTCGCCTATCACCGCGGGCCTCAGCGGGAGAAGGGGCACTATTTCGGTCCCTATCCCAATGGCGGCGCGGTGCGCGAAAGCCTGCATCTGATGCAGAAGCTGTTTCCTATCAGACAATGTGACGATCTTTACTATAAGGCGCGCTCCCGCCCCTGTTTGCAGTATCAGATCGCTCGCTGCAGCGCCCCCTGTGTGGGTAAGATAAGCGATGAAGATTATGCCGAGCAGGTTAAGCTTGCCAGCCTGTTCCTGCGGGGCAAGGATCAACAGGTGATCGCCACCTTGGTGGGCAAGATGGAGCAGGCGGCTATGGACCTCAATTATGAAGATGCTGCCCGTTATCGTGACCAGATCAGTGCGCTTCGCCGCGTCGCCGAGCAACAGGAGGTGTCCAGCGACTCTGGCGACATGGATGTGATTGGCGCCTACTATGCCTCGGGCATCGCCTGTTTCCATCTGCTGTTTATTCGGAACGGCAAGATCTTCGGCAGTCGCAGCTATTATCCTAGTGTGCCGGACGAGACTGAGGTCAGCGAGGTGCTGCGCGCCTTCATGTTGCAGTTTTATCTGAATGTCGACAGTCAGCGCACGCTGCCGAGAGAGATAGTGGTCAGCCACGAGTTTGAAGATATCCATGAGTTGGAAGAGGCAATTGCCCAGGCCTCCAATAGACGCCTGCTGATCAAGACCAAGGTGCGTAGCGAACGCGCCAGTTTCCTGCGTATCGCCGATGCTAACGCCAAGAATGCGGTAGAGACACGTTTGTCCCACCAAAATACCGTCGAGGAGCGTTTCCTGTTGCTAGAGGAGGCGCTGGAGCAGAGTCAGGCGATCAATCGCATGGAATGTTTCGATATCAGCCATACCATGGGGGAGAGCACTGTTGCCTCCTGTGTGGTGTTTAATCGCGAAGGACCGAGCAAGGGTGAATATCGCCGCTATAATATCTCTGGGATCACCCCGGGGGACGATTATGCGGCGATGAAACAGGCGATCGGTCGCCGCTTCGATAAGATAGAGGCCGACGGCAAGATCCCCGACATCCTCTTTATCGACGGCGGCATGGGACAGCTGAGGATTGCCCAGAAGGTGGTGAACGAGAAGTTTGCTCACCTGGATGTGGCACCGACGCTCATAGGTGTGGCAAAGGGGGAGGGGCGTAAACCCGGACTCGAGACTCTCATCTATGGCGAGAACGAGGTGGCCTTTAGCTTACCGGCAGATTCCGGCGCGCTGCATCTGATCCAACATATTCGCGACGAGTCACACCGTTTCGCGATAACTGGCCACCGCAACAAACGTCAGAAGACCCGCAATACCTCGACGCTCGAGTCTATCCCTGGGGTGGGGCCTAAGCGTCGTAAGGCGTTGCTGCAATACTTAGGTGGTTTACAGCAGGTTAAGGGGGCCAGCGTAGCGCAATTGTCTAAAGTGCCGGGCATTAGCCTAGAAATGGCACAAACAATACATGATGCGTTGCGAGGGTGAGAAAATTAAGGCAAGATTGGCGCTGCTTTTAGATAATTGGTTTTCACATGCCGTTTAATGTACCGATAGCTCTCACATTTTTTAGATTAATATTACTACCTGTTTTTGTAGTGCTTTTTTATGTGCCTTACACTTGGTCACCCTTTGCGGCTGCCTTCGTATTTTGGCTGGCGGCGGTAACTGACGCATTAGATGGCTACGCGGCGCGAAAATTACAGCAATCGACCCGTTTCGGTGCATTCTTAGATCCTGTCGCCGACAAGATCATGGTGACCACGGCGTTGGTGCTCTTGGTGGCCGAATATAAGAGTATCTGGCTGACCCTGCCGGCGCTGTTTATGATTGGCCGCGAGATAGTGATCTCAGCACTGCGTGAATGGATGGCCGAGATCGGTAAGCGCGGCGCGGTTGCCGTGTCCTGGATAGGCAAGTATAAGACGGCGGCGCAGATGGTGGCCATCATAGGCCTTATCTGGAAGCCTAACGAGTTTCTAACTTACACGGCGATGGCACTGTTTTACGTGGCGGCAATCCTTACGTTTTGGTCCATGGTGAGCTACATTATGGCGGCCTGGGCGGATCTCACAGACGAATCGAACAATTAAAATGCAATGCGATCACTTAGTGTCCAAACAGTGCATTAAGGTGAAATAGGGCGTTGACACTTGAGGGTAAATCGGTAGAATGCCAATCCGCAGTCAGGGGAAAGCTTGTTAAGACTCTGACGCGGAATAAGATGAAGTAAGCGACATTAGCTCAGTTGGTAGAGCGATACCTTGCCAAGGTATAGGTCATCGGTTCGAACCCGATATGTCGCTCCAATCTTAACCTAAGGCGCGATGGCAGAATGGCTATGCTGCGGATTGCAAATCCGTCGATCTCGGTTCGACTCCGGGTCGCGCCTCCACTTTATGTTTTAATGCAAATATGCGGTAAAACACACTTTGCCCGAGTGGTGGAATTGGTAGACACAAGGGATTTAAAATCCCTCGCTGGTAACAGCGTGCCGGTTCAAGTCCGGCCTCGGGTACCATCAATTGATGACAAAAAGGCCTCAACGCAAGTTGGGGCCTTTTTGTTTGTTCACTAAAAATCTCTATTTAATTATTAAAAATCATGTGCCTATCGCATTTTGCACTTTTGCCTGCTGGGGTTTTGCTAAAGGCGTAATACAATTAATAGAAGAGTCGTTTTACTGTATTGTTTTAATGTATTGCTTATTAAGGTCTTGAATTCAGATGCGTAAAGTAAGCGGATTTACCCTGATTGAGTTAGTGGTGGTGATTGTCGTGTTGGCGATACTGGCCGTGGTTGCCTTGCCAAGGTTTATCTCTGTGGGCCAGGATGCCCACGACAGCGCGGCGAAGGGAGCGTTTGCCGCCTTTACCTCGGGTGTGTCCCTCTATCACAGCTGCTGGGCGGCTTCAGGGGCGAGTGGTCATGTGGTGGATCTCGCCTGTTTTGGTGACGGTACTATCGATTCGACCACCACAGGCTACCCGCTGGGGCAGACAACCCAGACAAGTGGAAACAATGGTACCCTGCTGCAAGGGGAGTTTTGTCGTCAACTTTGGGAAGGCTTGTTAGATAATAACGACTACCAGCTGGCGCCACATGATAATGCGGCGTTTGGTGGCAGTAACGATATCATCTACTGGTACTCTGGTGGGGAGATCAGTAATAGTAACACCTATTGTTACTTTAACTATATTCGCGATAATCGCGCAAAAGGCAGTGAAAACTGGCAATTAAGGTACTATCCGGGTACGGGCAAAACCTTAATCACACGTTCGACCCTCAGCTAACTCGGCTCCTAGCCTTCTTTCTTAACATGCCTGGTTTGTTTGGACCGGGCATTAGCTTATAAAAAATCCGTCTTTAGTCGCCTAGGTTGGCCTGTCAACTATGAGCCATAATTATCCAAGGAGGTTTTTATGGCTTTGAGACGCATTTTCATATTGCTTCTGCTGTGTTGGTCATGCTTAGGTGTTGCCGATGAGCGTCTCGCTGCGGCAAATCAGGCGTTGCTCGATCAGGTGGAAGTGATCCACCTTGCCAGTGCCTCCAGCGAGTTTGAGCGCTATCGTGAGCAGCTCAGTGTGGAAAGAGCGCTCTCTCCAGCAAGGCTCTATACCATAGCCCTGGCCGCCGCTCAGTTTTGGCAGCGCCAAGGCATAGCGACCGGCGAGTTTCCTTCAGCGCCTGACGATCCCTATACCAGTGTGATCGCCAGCGAGCCCCAGGTAGCCGATTATCTGATGCTGAGTAATCGCGTGCGCTATCTTCTTTGGTTGGCGCGCCATGAGTCCTGGTTGCCACTCGAGCCCCAAGGCTGGCTAAAGCCCGGCGACAGTCATAGAATCATTCCCGAAATAAGAGTGCGCCTGCAGGCCTTGGGAGATTATCCCCAAGGGGATACCAGTGGCCTCTATTTCGATGAGACGTTAAAAGCGGCCATGATCAAATTCCAGACCCGCCATGGCCTCAAGCCTGATGCCATCATAGGTCCCGCTACCCTTAGTTGGCTTAATCGCACTCCCAGAGAGCGTGCTCAGCTCTTGGCGGTCAACTTTATCCGCCGGGCCGAGTATCTGGCTGACATAGGGGAGCGCTATCTGCTTATTAATATCCCCGCCTATGAGATGTGGCTGGTGGATGATAATCAGGTGGCGCTCAGGTCTAAGGTGATCGTTGGTAAGCCTTATCGCCAGACGCCTATCATCAGCGGCGAGATAAAGAATCTGGTGCTCAATCCCAGTTGGCGGGTGCCGCGCCGCTTGTTGACCCATGATCTCCTGCCCAAGGTGAGAGAGGATGGCAGCTATATCAGCAGCCGCAACTTCGAGGTGTTTGACTATCAGGGAGAGCGGGTTATCAAGAGTGACGATGAATGGCGCGACATCGCCAAGGGTAAGTTTCCCTATCGCCTGGTGCAAAAGCCTGGGGTTGGAAATACCCTGGGGCGCTACAAGTTCTTCTTTCCTAACGAGTACAGTGTCTATCTACACGATACCTCAGACAAGGCGCTGTTCCAGCGTAGTGACAGGGCGCTCTCATCGGGTTGTATTCGGATTGAGAAGGTTGAGCAGTTAGCCAACTGGATGGCTTCCCATCTGGTGCGTGACAAGCAGACCTGGGTACGTATGCAAATCGAGCGAGATAAGACCCAGTGGTTTGCCTTCGATGCGGGCCTACCTATACATCTAGTGTATTGGACCTCCTGGCTGGATGACGACAATGTTGCCCAGTTTAGAGACGACATATACAAAAAGAATCAAAATATTAGTCTGAGTCTCCACGCCGCAAAATAGCCGCTAGCCCAGTGTTTATCTGGCCTCTGGCAGAAAGTAACACTTGATCTCCCCCTAAATTAAGGTTAACTTGTCCGCTGTTTTGGTCAAAAAGTAAACGGTGGTGTTGATGTGACGATAGTTTGTCCTGCACGTAGGCAGTTGTTATTAGGCCTAGGTGGTGTAGCAATGTTTTCTATGGTGCCGTCTAAAGCGCGAGCGAGTCGCTCGACACAAGGAGTAAGATCCCTAGGGTTTTACAATAGGCATACAGGAGAACGGGGGCAGGGAAGCTATTGGATCGACGGTGATTATCAAACAAATACCTTGAATGATTTTAATCACCTGTTGCGGGATCATCGTCAAAACGAGACCGCGCCCATGGATAAGCGCCTATTCGATCTGCTTTTTTCGCTGAAGCAGACCCTACAGGTCGACGAAGATTTTCATGTGATCTCAGGATATCGCTCGCCAAAGACTAATCAGATGCTGGCCAATCGCAGCTCTGCGGTGGCGAAGAAGAGTTATCATATGAAGGGCATGGCGATGGATATCGCACTGCCTGACGTCAATCTTAAAGATCTGCGTGATGCGGCGATCTCTCTAAAACTCGGCGGTGTTGGTTATTACCCAAGCTCAGGCTTTGTGCACGTCGATACCGGCCCCATCCGTACCTGGTAAGCTAAATGCCGGCTTTGACTCACTTAAGGTTTGTTAAAGCCGGATCACTGTGCTAGTATTCGCTCGCTTTAAATGAGGTCATCGTTGGTCGAAAGCGATGACCACCTATATTACTATTGATTTAAGTGAGTAAATTATGTCTTACACAATTACCGCACAAACCCGCACTGAAATTGGGAAAGGTTCGAGCCGCCGCCTACGTCATGCTGGTAAAGTTCCTGCAGTTATCTATGGTGCGGGCAAAGAAGCCGTTTCTATCGAATTCGAACACCGTTCAATCATCAACATCCAAACTAACGATGATTTCTACAACAGCGACATCACTATCGTTCTAGACGGTAAAGAAGTTAAAGTTCGTGTTCAAGCTATGCAACGTCACGCGTTCAAGCCTATGATCGAGCACGTGGATTTCAAATTCGCTTAATAGCGGATCTGAAATAAAAAAAGCGCCTTCGTGGCGCTTTTTTTATGCCTTTATTTCCCGTATCCCTATTTACCCATTCCCTTCTTTTCCTATCCCTCTATGCCGCAGGATCAGATTCCGAGAGCTTTTCCGGACAACTGGCAATCACGATAGGCTCGCCCTGATCGTTAATCTCTTCCAAGGTAACATTAAAGCCCCAGAGCCTGTGTAGGTGTTTGACCACTTGCTGGCAGCTCTTATCCAATGGAATGCGATTGATGGGGATGTAGCGCAGCGTCAACGAGCGATCGCCAGAGATGGCAACGCTCTGCACCTGAATGTTGGGCTCAAGGTTAGACAGATTGTACTGCTGGGACAGTGTTTGGCGGATCTCCTGGTAACCCAGATCGTCATGGATCTCCGAAATACTGAGATAGTTTTTCTTGTCATCGTCCAGAATACTGAAAAACTTGAACTGGCGAATGATGTTAGGCGACATATATTGGCTGATAAAGCTCTCGTCTTTAAAGTTTTCCATGGCGAAGTGCAGGGTATCGAGCCAGTTTCTGCCGGCGATATCGGGAAACCAACGTTTATCCTCTTCGGTGGGCGACTCGCAGATGCGGCGAATGTCGACAAACATGTTAAAGCCCAGCGCATAGGGGTTGATGCCTGAGTAGTAGGGGCTGTTATAGCTTGGCTGGGCGATCACATTGGTGTGGTTTTTCAAAAACTCTATCATGAAGCGGTCGGAGACCAGCCCCTCGTCGTAGAGGTGGTTGAGGATCGTGTAGTGCCAAAAGGTGGCCCATCCTTCGTTCATCACCTGGGTCTGTCTCTGAGGATAGAAATATTGCCCCATCTTACGCACGATCCGCACTATTTCTCTCTGCCAGGGCTCGAGTAGGGGGGCATTCTTCTCGATGAAGTAGAGGATATTCTCCTGGGGCTCGGCGGGAAAATTGGGGGCGCTCTGCTGCTTTTGGGTGTCCGGCGTCAGGGGGATGGTGCGCCAAAGATCGTTCACCTGGCTCTGCAGGTAGGCCTCACGCTCTTTCTGGCGTACCTTTTCCTCTTTGAGTGAGATCTCGCTAGGGCGCTTGTAGCGATCGACGCCGTAGTTCATCAGGGCGTGGCAAGAGTCCAGTACTAACTCTACCTGCTCCTCACCATAGCGCTCCTCACACTCCCTGACATAGTTTTTGGCAAACACCAGATAGTCGATGATAGAGCTGGCGTCGGTCCAGGTCTTAAACAGATAGTTGCTCTTAAAAAAGCTGTTGTGGCCGAAACAGGCGTGCGCCATCACTAGCGCCTGCATGGTAATAGTATTCTCCTCCATCAAGTAGGCGATACAAGGATCAGAGTTGATCACTATCTCGTAGGCCAGCCCCATCTGGCCACGCTTATAGCCTTGCTCTGTTTCGATAAACTTCTTACCAAAGGACCAATGGGTATAGCCTATGGGCATGCCGATCCCCGCATAGGCATCCATCATCTGCTCGGCGGTGATCACCTCAATCTGGTTCTTATAAGTATCCAGACGGTAGTGATCCGCCACCCGCTCTATCTCGGTAAGATAAGATTCCAACAGCTCGAAGGTCCAGTCCGGGCCGTCATTTAATACAGTGCGCTTCTTTTTTGAACTCATAAGGCCCCCTAAACAGCTTGTTTCTTAAACAGTTCTCTAAATACAGGGTAAATGTCCTCGGCCTGTTTAATGTGCTGAACTGCAATATTATCGTGAGTCTTCTGTAGTCCTTCGTATTCTCGCCACAGGGTTTGATGGGCGCGGTTGGTGATCTCGATATAGCTAAAGTAACGCACCACGGGCAGCAACTTACGCTCGAGGATCTGGCGGCAGGTAGGGGAGTCATCGGCCCAGTTGTCGCCATCCGATGCCTGGGCCGCATAGATGTTCCACTCGCTCTCTGGATAGCGCTCACGCTGGATCTCATGCATCAGCTTGAGCGCACTGGATACTATGGTGCCGCCGGTTTCCTGGGAGTAGAAAAACTCGTGCTCATCCACCTCTTTGGCCTGGGTGTGGTGCCGTATGTAGACCACCTCCAGATTCTTATAGGTGCGGGTGAGAAACAGATAGAGCAGGAT is a window from the Shewanella loihica PV-4 genome containing:
- the acnD gene encoding Fe/S-dependent 2-methylisocitrate dehydratase AcnD; this encodes MNSLHRKPLPGSALDYFDTRAAVEALSAGAYDKLPYTAKVLAENLVRRCEPELLNDALSQLIDRKRDLDFPWYPARVVCHDILGQTALVDLAGLRDAIAEKGGDPSKVNPVVPTQLIVDHSLAVEHAGFEKDAFEKNRAIEDRRNEDRFHFINWTKTAFKNVDVIQPGNGIMHQINLEKMSPVIQARDGVAFPDTLVGTDSHTPHVDALGVIAIGVGGLEAENVMLGRPSYMRLPDIVGVELTGKRQSGITATDIVLALTEFLRQEKVVSAYLEFFGEGAADLTLGDRATISNMTPEFGASAGMFYIDQQTIDYLTITGRDSEQVKLVENYAKTTGLWADSLKDAEYERVLTFDLSSVVRNIAGPSNPHRRVATSELASQGIAGVVEQDDKLMPDGAVIIAAITSCTNTSNPRNVIAAGLLAKKANELGLVRKPWVKTSFAPGSKVAELYLKDAGLLPELEQLGFGIVGFACTTCNGMSGALDPVIQQEVIDRDLYATAVLSGNRNFDGRIHPYAKQAFLASPPLVVAYAIAGTIRFDIEKDILGHDDKGEPIRLKDIWPSDEEIDAIVKASVKPQQFRDIYTPMFDLAVDYGEDVNPLYDWRPQSTYIRRPPYWEGALAGERTLKGMRPLAVLGDNITTDHLSPSNAILASSAAGEYLAKMGLPEVDFNSYATHRGDHLTAQRATFANPKLINEMALVDGEVKQGSLTRLEPEGEVMRMWEAIETYMDRKQPLIIIAGADYGQGSSRDWAAKGVRLAGVEAIVAEGFERIHRTNLVGMGVLPLEFKAGENRHTYGIDGSETFDVIGEPTPRADLTVVITRQNGERVEVPVICRLDTADEVLVYQAGGVLQRFAQDFLEANA
- the prpF gene encoding 2-methylaconitate cis-trans isomerase PrpF — its product is MKQMKIPATYMRGGTSKGVFFALKDLPLNAQQPGPARDALLLRVIGSPDPYGKQTDGMGGATSSTSKTVILDKSQRDDHDVDYLFGQVAIDKPFVDWSGNCGNLTAAVGAFAITQGLVDSAKIPDNGIAVVKIWQANINKTIIAHVPMVDGEVQELGDFELDGVTFPAAEVLVEFVDPADGEGDMFPTGNLVDKLEVPGEPVFDATFINAGIPTIFLKAEQLGYEGTELQEAINGDAAALERFETIRAHGALQMGLIQSLDEAAGRQHTPKIAFVAPAKAYTSSSGKQIAAEEIDLHVRALSMGKLHHAMMGTAAVAIGTAASIPGTLVNQAAGGQARESVRFGHPSGTLKVGAKASEQEGRWQVEKVSMSRSARVLMQGWVCVPESLG
- the uvrY gene encoding UvrY/SirA/GacA family response regulator transcription factor: MISVFLVDDHELVRTGIRRILEDERGIKVVGEAGDGESAVQWCRNNEADVILMDMNMPGIGGLEATRKILRYQSHAKIIVLTIHTEDPFPTKVMQAGASGYLTKGATPPEVIQAIRQVAHGQRYLSPEIAQQMALSQFNQSEDNPFKSLSERELQIMMMITNGERVSDISEQLNLSPKTVNSYRYRLFAKLGISGDVELTRLAIRYKMLDTGQF
- the uvrC gene encoding excinuclease ABC subunit UvrC — encoded protein: MTDSFNATQFLKTVSSSAGVYRMYDAQGVVIYVGKAKDLKKRLSSYFRRNLPNVKTQALVSHIANIDVTLTPSETDALILENDYIKQYMPRYNVLLRDDKSYPYIFLSGHRHPRLAYHRGPQREKGHYFGPYPNGGAVRESLHLMQKLFPIRQCDDLYYKARSRPCLQYQIARCSAPCVGKISDEDYAEQVKLASLFLRGKDQQVIATLVGKMEQAAMDLNYEDAARYRDQISALRRVAEQQEVSSDSGDMDVIGAYYASGIACFHLLFIRNGKIFGSRSYYPSVPDETEVSEVLRAFMLQFYLNVDSQRTLPREIVVSHEFEDIHELEEAIAQASNRRLLIKTKVRSERASFLRIADANAKNAVETRLSHQNTVEERFLLLEEALEQSQAINRMECFDISHTMGESTVASCVVFNREGPSKGEYRRYNISGITPGDDYAAMKQAIGRRFDKIEADGKIPDILFIDGGMGQLRIAQKVVNEKFAHLDVAPTLIGVAKGEGRKPGLETLIYGENEVAFSLPADSGALHLIQHIRDESHRFAITGHRNKRQKTRNTSTLESIPGVGPKRRKALLQYLGGLQQVKGASVAQLSKVPGISLEMAQTIHDALRG
- the pgsA gene encoding CDP-diacylglycerol--glycerol-3-phosphate 3-phosphatidyltransferase, whose product is MPFNVPIALTFFRLILLPVFVVLFYVPYTWSPFAAAFVFWLAAVTDALDGYAARKLQQSTRFGAFLDPVADKIMVTTALVLLVAEYKSIWLTLPALFMIGREIVISALREWMAEIGKRGAVAVSWIGKYKTAAQMVAIIGLIWKPNEFLTYTAMALFYVAAILTFWSMVSYIMAAWADLTDESNN